DNA from Daucus carota subsp. sativus chromosome 1, DH1 v3.0, whole genome shotgun sequence:
CACATACCCCTTTAAAGTGTCAGGAAGTTTAACCACAAGTTTTGTCCATTTATAATCAGTCTCGAATTTAACCGCCATATACTGGAAAACAGAAGGAGGTAAAAAATTACagcattaaaagaaaaaattggaGAAAGCGACTATAAATGAAAACGAGATGGAGAATATAATTCGGTTCTCCTTGTCTCGTGAATAACAGGGTTTGTTTGCAAATTGAGTATgtaaaacttaaaagaaaaaattccttccctcttattttttataattttttttattgcctgacgcatattttaagattttcataagttcataacttattttcaaaattttaatataatttaaacattgcatttttatcaaaataaataattttataattataacaaatatttaaatttaaaatgtgTGTAAAATTCTCGGTTCTCATATAAAAAACTTGGTGGGATACACGGTGTAATAGAataggaaaatgcttggtgcacataattgtgtacaaaaacatgtacataatgacatgtggcagattttaattggatgacccccctgcatttacaccaaccaccccaattaaaatccaccacatcacttgccacatcattatgtacaagttttctgtacacaattatgtgcacctagcattACTCGATAGAATAATAATCATGACAGGGCTATAAAAACTGAAAAGCAGCAAGGCAAGCACAGGAACAAACGAAATAGCATTAGAAGATAACAAAAGAGAAATGGCCATGGAAACACTTTCTTCAAGTGAACTACTAGACTTTATCATCTATGACACAATCTCTGCTATTCCATTTAGCTGCAATGTGTCTTCAGACACCACTTCTAATCTACACCTCTTACAGCAAAATGCTCACTTAGCTTCTGCTGCTACTACTCCAAATGCTCTGTACAATACTTCTTCAATGAATCTATCAGTTAAGCCCGAGACAAATAGCGAGAGAAGCCTGGCTGTGCAAGGGAGGAAGAAGAGGCGGCGAAGGCCCAAAGTGTGCAAGAACAAGGAGGAAGCTGAGAATCAGAGAATGACTCACATTACTGTGGAGAGAAATCGGAGGAAACAAATGAATGAGCATCTTGCTGTGCTGCGTTCTCTCATGCCTGACTCTTATGTTCAAAGGGTATGTCTGTTTTTCTGTTTTCTCGATAACAAGAGGTTGATTGTTCGAGTCTCGGGTCAGTGACCAAATTTATTAACTTGGTGCTTGTGAAGTAGAATTGGAAATGCTGTTTTAGTGTTTTACTACATGGTTTGCTAATTCATGAAATGAGTTTAATTAACAGGATTCTAGAAAAtttagttatataatttatacaatTCATCGGGACGTATATAATTTCGTTGCGTGTCCAGACCTTTATGTCAAATATATACGATTCACCGGGACAGAAAAAAgtaattagaaaaaatagaatTAATTATCTGTATTAGCTAGCTAAATTTCTTTTAGAATCATGGATAAGTGGGTCATATACTTATCTGTATGTTTATGTATGCATGTATCTGTGGTAGTCAAAGTGCTTCTACACTTACAGTAAAGACAATTGTATCCTTAAATCACAAATGTTACTTATTTGCTTGACCAAATTTCATATTAGTGCTCCTAATTACCTTGCTTTTGAGTCAGAGGGTATCATACTTTAGATTTCCACAATAAAAAGCTGTAATTTCACTTGCTTTTCAGTCCTAACCCGTTGACTAACCACAGAGAGTACAGAAGAAACCTGAACAGCCCATAGCTTTAATCAAGTTTAGGTACTTGAACAAAGCAAAACCGTActgtaaattttaaattcatgtACTAATTTTGCAGGGTGATCAAGCCTCCATTGTAGGTGGTGCAATTGATTTCGTGAAAGAGCTTGAGCACATTTTACAATCCCTCGAAGCCCAAAAATTCCTCCAAATGCAAGAATCTCGCGAAAAATTGGACTCTGTCGAAGCGACGCCTTtctctcaattctttacatttccgCAATTCACCACCTCACAGACACCTAACAAACACTACACTTGCACCAAGACTAATGGTGCAATTGCAGACATTGAAGTCACCCTAATCGAAACTCATGCCAATATTCGGGTTTTATCGCGACGACGGCTCCGGCAGCTGTCGAAAATAATCGGAGGATTCCAGGCAGTGTACATGACCATTTTGCACCTCAATGTTACCACCTTGGAGCCAATGGTTCTCTACTCCATCAGTACTAAGGTATGCATGTGAACAGTAATTTCATGCAATTTTTTCACAGATGATAATGACTATAGAGAATGCAAGAATCTGCTTTATTCATGTGGTACGACTCAactttttcttgaattattgtgCTAAAAGTTCTGAATAACATGTACAGTttcctattttttattatatttttttcacctCAGAGTTTACCTGAGATTTATCGTAGTGCCCCCAGAAGCAGAAAAGGATAATACGTAAAGTTAAAGCTACTGAAATTAACTTAAACAAGATATGCATATGAACATAGCCTTGTATATAAATGAATGAGTTGATATGGGGAAGTACTATATGAATATAAATGTCACAGAAGAATACAAGAGAAAATTACAAGAATGCTTTGGTAAGTTCAAGGGCCCGTAGCTAAAATTATTGGGGAGATAAATATGAGACGAAAGAGTACTATGGTTTACatttgtgaatatatgtgtagtTGTTGAGATATGGAGTCATATATGCTGTGTAAATGACCCTAGTCTAAGGGAATCAAATATGAAATTGCATGTTCTTCAGGTCATTTCCAAATATGGCAttattcacatatatattatttccgtgttaaaattttctaaaattattttaaaattagtctGATATTCAATAGGTAGAATATGATTCTGATAAACTCTTTATCGGGATTTTAGAAAAATTGATCACTTAACACGTTAACGCAGATAGAAGAAGGGTGCCCGCTGAAAACAGCAGATGACATAGGAGGGGCAACACATGAGATGCTGAGAATGatagaggaagaagaagaagttgtTGCAGGATTACAAGACTATGGAGAAGATTTAGGCTAGTGTGTAGCTCTGTATCAAACCTACCTACCTGCCCATaacctatatatatagaatCATGAGATGGAATTATTGTTTCTATAATGCCAGCCAGCCCCCTGCCCCAACTTTTGTACGTtaaatcttttgaatatgcaCATCTTTTCCCCCTTGTTTCTCGTTTCTTGTATATACTATTCCCTCCGTTTCTATTTATTTTGCTCGTGTAGTCGTGTGATATGTCGGAACTGTtcttaacatgagacaaattactaatttacatctaatttataacactaaatatagtcatgagtgatcatgttggattcgtattcatgagtactttaatacggtgaagattttatatttaatactaatacaaaattaaagatattaccaattaaaaatatgtattggcaaacgtgataaagACAAACGGGAAAAGTAtcaagagacggagggagtagtatatttAATCgtgtttttgaaaaattttgattcattaaaaatttaaataatttttaaaaatattttacaaattcattaattatattctgatttaatttaaaattctcaaattatttaaaaaatcttttaaaatttttgaattaataaataaatcatttaattttgattttcaatCACTACGTAGAATGTACAATAACAAGACTGGCATTTTGGACAATAGGTTCAAACTTGATTATCCAGATCCCAACACACATCACTGTCCCATAAAATTGAAAATCCTTATTTTAGATTCTTAGTATTAATAAATCCCTATCAAATCATAGGCACAGCTACAAAAAGGAGGATTGGGTATATAACTTTGACAGAACAATTTAGATTTGAAAAATACTGCTGCAGAGTGATGCATTGCATCCTAATCAAATCATGACGATCAACACACGGATATAGACGTGATTACACTTTCAAGAATTCGTTACTGGTCAAACTGAATTGACCGAATTTAGAACTGGTTAGCcaaatcatatttttatgtAAGAGGTGAATCTCTGTgtgatgattatgatgatgctTTTGGTAAAATCTAGCAGAGGAAATCGCCAGGCTAACCTACTGATTCGTGGATGCAGCTAATTAGCGATACCGACGGATCATATGTTGTATTTGCTagggtgaatggaatggaatgaaatagaatgagtaaaaataaaagaaactaaTAGAATGTAGgaggattttaaaaaaaatgagtgagtgcaaatttTGTAGGATAAGATTTGGATAGAAAATAGGCTGGAGCATTCCTTCCCAAAATGAAGAGTTTAAGGGTGATAGAAATGGAATGGTGGAAgtaatgaaattattatacattcaactaaattatagttcaaatctcattccattccttccattttcattcaccccaaccaaacacaataaCCTTCACTCAGATCTCGAGGATGACCTAGctagaaatttaatatattaatttctaatttgttattgaaaaataaaattcagtTACAATTAAATCTATTCCAATCTCGAGTAATTAATACAAAATATGAGGTTAACTTCTTTTTTGAGGGATTTCAGATTAGTGGTCACTTTATGTTTTTAAGTTTTGAGTGAAAAACTGGTTGCTTGTATTAATTAAAAGATTAAGATAAACTATTAAGATGAAACagagaaaataattaatttagtcTATAAACATATCGATTCTCGATCCACCGTTTCATCAATCATCAGCCATTACAAATTATTTAGTTGTCGGTAACAAAATATGTTAGTTTAAACTAGATGCATGGGCGGTCCCAGGTTGATACTGAACATACAAAATAATTTGTACATATAAGATGGGAAGAAGCACAAAGATATACATACAGTATCCATACTAGTTTAACAATAAGTAAATAACAATATTGTTCATGTTGTATTGTTTCAGTATGGCGCAGCACATGCGATGGTTTGGGCAGCAAAGCAACAAGCCGTCTTGgcgtattatttattatatcagTTTTTCTATGATGTGGCTATAagcacacaataaacactaacTCCTGTGaatttcatgtatttttattgATCACCTTATCATAAATAAAGATGGCCTCCCGCATTTACATAAAGTCCATCAATCAAAATCTATCAAAACCGCCCGCAAATGTTGATTCAGTTGGTTAAAGAGGGGACAAGTATCCTCTtagtcacaggttcgactcccgataaaaaaaaatccatcaaaaccatcaattttagtgtataatgtgtgcccacacactagacaaaccttaTTATATATCATAGCACTGCATGTTATCTCTTTACCaagtttcgaaaatataattCACAATGGAAGATGAAGAGAGACGAGAAATGTAGGGCAGCGTATTTGTCTTCTTTTGTACTGCCGACAATTTAAGCTAATGTCGTCCGTTTGAGGGAATTACTACCtgcacatattaaaatatatcatgtCGGTTCAGgatatgtttttatttgtgttttgatGTACACGATTCATCATGGTAAATACTGTTCTCGTTCTCGTATTAAAATTATTAGGATGCTCATATCTTCCTAACTCGAATCATAACACTGATATATTGTAGAGATCGTAATTATATCATCTCTAACAAGTAGCTGTTTTTGATATAGTGATCCAAAAATAGTATCAACATCTTTCTAGATCGAGTTGTTACACTACAAAAACTATAATTACATCGTCCTGATCAACAAGTAGCTGTTTTTGACGCAGTGTTAGCGCTAAagatttcttaaaaataatatatttctgcATCTGAAATTAAGTATGATCAGTGTGTTGAATTGCAGAGAAATTTTGGTAGGTGTGAAGAGAAGAAAAGCTGATTGTTACTGCTGCTGATGATATGATAATGGTGAATTCGCAAGTTCGATGTACTCCTTTACTGTGTTGACTGTTGATTCCTGTTTCTAGGCAGCTTTTCGTGAAATTTGTTTATATCTGCAGGATTAATCTAAGTATGTTCGTAATTTGAAATTTACATGTCTTTTTGTGTAACCTTGCACCTTTTGAGACACATGAACAAAATTATAAGATGATTAGTATATTTACGTGGTATCATGCATGCAGATATACTGACAGAAttacattacaaaatatatgcatGTCTTTAACAAAAACGCCTagatttgtttcttttattttaaattgtgcTATAACCTAGGGGCAGTTTAATTTAGATCAgctcaaaaagaaatatttattaatgagaagtcaaaataatagaaaactgattttaattttaattttatgtatttataatgttttgatatctactccctccgtccccttttacatgtccactttggaaaaaaaaattgtcccaaattacttgtccacttcttttttcaaagcaactttttgtatgttttttcaaaaagtaacaacttccaatgtttgactagcatatatatatacacaactctatctaattcattacatttattagggatatgtatgaaaacaagatatccaactaacattttcttaagatgcgttattttttcaaaagggacaagtaaaaggggacggatcaggacataaaaattattaatatattaataagatattataaattatcttttaaaatatcctctacatatttgtaaaatcaaatttcaaaactaaatataaattattataaaaaattataatttttaatcgaaaattgacttataaattttttacgaATAAAATACTGGCTATAAATAAAACTTTGACCAAACATGCCCTTAATATCTCCGGGCTTGAGTTTAGAAACAGAATCCAATGTAAAGAACCAAAGCtagaacaaattttttttgttaggtTTAGaacattaaatttatatacatatcgAAGTATTCTTTTTGTTAGTTTGTACATAAACTGTCCTGACCGTTAGCGTAACGTACCTCGCCGCTAAATTACGAGGACTGTCTGTAACACTGAAAGTGAAGTGTGAGCACACACAAATGAAGGGTTGTGTGTGGCCTTTGGGGTGGGGGTAAGGTAAGCTTGTTTTAAACAATAATTTGAAAAGTGGGATCGAGAGAGATAAAATTGCAGCATTTCGAGATGTATAAGTTTGTGATTCGCAAATGGCAAGTAAGGTTGCCAAAGATATTCACTCGCTTTTTTATTTTAACGTGTGGCTGACTATTGCATGTGAttgacaaatatataattattattacacCAGCTTTTTGCTCTTTTTAACTTACTCTTGCATgcattattgtttttttatttttggagttTTCTCTGTTGTGTGGTTGTTTATTATAATCAGGTCAATgcatcttttcttttttactttttgcTGTTCAACTTTTCATGTGATTTTCAACTTCATTA
Protein-coding regions in this window:
- the LOC108215089 gene encoding transcription factor bHLH71; its protein translation is MAMETLSSSELLDFIIYDTISAIPFSCNVSSDTTSNLHLLQQNAHLASAATTPNALYNTSSMNLSVKPETNSERSLAVQGRKKRRRRPKVCKNKEEAENQRMTHITVERNRRKQMNEHLAVLRSLMPDSYVQRGDQASIVGGAIDFVKELEHILQSLEAQKFLQMQESREKLDSVEATPFSQFFTFPQFTTSQTPNKHYTCTKTNGAIADIEVTLIETHANIRVLSRRRLRQLSKIIGGFQAVYMTILHLNVTTLEPMVLYSISTKIEEGCPLKTADDIGGATHEMLRMIEEEEEVVAGLQDYGEDLG